The following nucleotide sequence is from Gymnodinialimonas sp. 202GB13-11.
CCTTGCCATGGCGCTGACCGAAGCGGTCCCGGCTGGCATCTACGCACGCCAAGCCCTTGAAGAAGCAGGCCTTTGGGAGGCGCTCGCCCCGCAAGTGGTTGAAACCGACAATGTGCGCGCGGCGCAGATGTTGGTGGCCATCGGGGCGGCGGGCTTTGGCATTGTCTACGCAACAGATGTGGCTGAGGAACGGCGGGTGAGCGTACTGGCCCAGATCCCTGAAGATTTGCATGCGGCCATCCGCTATCCCGCCGCGCTGACGCCGGGGGCGAGCACAGCGGGGCAGGCCTTCTTCGATTATCTGGACGGCCCCATTGCGCAGGCCACCTTCAGCGGTGCCGGGTTCGGAGTGCCATCCGGTGAGTGAGTGGCTGGGACCGGCGGAATGGCAGGCGGTGGCGCTGTCGCTGCGTGTGGCGCTGGTGGCGACCTTGCTAAGCTTGCCGTTTGGCGTGGCCGTGGCGTGGGCTCTGGCGCGCAAGCGGTTTCCGGGCCATGCGCTGCTGAATGGCTTGGTGCATCTACCGCTGATCCTGCCACCGGTGGTGACGGGCTATCTGTTATTAATCTCCTTCGGGCCACAGGCCGTGTTGGGGGGCTGGTTGGAGGCGGCGGGCCTCGGCGTGGCATTCCGCTGGACGGGTGCGGCGTTGGCGGCAGCAATCATGGCGTTCCCCCTGATGGTGCGCGCGATCCGTCTGTCGCTTGAGGCGGTCGATCCGGGGCTGGAGGAGGCCGCAGCGACCTTAGGCGCCTCTCGATTGCGGGTGTTTGGAACGGTGACATTGCCCTTAATCGCACCGGGCGTACTAACGGGCGCAATCCTCGCCTTTGCCAAGGCGATGGGCGAATTTGGCGCGACGATAACCTTTGTCAGCAACATCCCGGGGGAGACCCGGACGGTACCCTCGGCGATCTACGCTTTTCTGCAAGTGCCGGGCGGAGAAGCGAGCGCATGGCGCTTGGTGATCGTCTCAGTGGTGATCGCAATGGGGGCCTTGCTGGCCTCCGAGCTATTGGCGCGCCGGGTCGCGGCCCGTGTCAGGGGGCGCGATGCTTGAGATCTCCGTAAAGCATGATTTCGGCGCTTTTGCACTGGACGCCGTGTTTGAGGCACCGGCAGGCGTGACCTGCCTGTTCGGCCATTCGGGTGCCGGAAAAACGAGTGTCGTCAAAGCAGTGGCAGGCCTTCTTAATGCGGATCACTCACGGGTTTCTGTCGATGGAACACGTCTGGACGGTTTACCGACGCACCGACGCGGCGTGGGCTACGTCTTTCAGGGGCCCCGCTTGTTTCCACATATGTCCGTGCGCGCAAACCTAAGCTATGCGCGATCCGGCATGGATATGGGCCCCGTGGTCGACATGCTCGGCATCGACCACCTGCTGGACCGTCGACCGGCATCCCTATCTGGCGGTGAGGCGCAACGTGTAGCAATCGGGCGCGCGCTTCTGAGCCAGCCGCGCCTGCTGCTGCTGGATGAGCCGCTGGCCGCGCTCGACGAAGCGCGCAAGGCTGAAATCCTTCCATATCTGGAGCGGGTCCGCGACGCGGCTGAGGTGCCGATCCTCTACGTCTCGCATTCCGTGGCGGAGGTGGCGCGTTTGGCCACCACGATTGTGGCACTTGAGCAAGGCAAAGTGGTGCGGGTCGGGCCTGCGGCGGATGTGCTGTCGGACCCTGACATTGCCCCAGTGATTGGCATCCGGGAGGCTGGTGCTCTGTTGTCGGCCCGCGTGGTGCGCCATCATGAGGACGGGCTAAGCGAACTGGCGGTGGCGGGCGGGGCGCTTTGGTTGCCCAAGGTCGCGGCCGTTGAGAGGGCTGAGGTTCGCGTCAGAATCGAGGCGCAGGATGTTATGCTGGCGGCCGACCGCCCCTCGGGAATCTCTGCGCTGAATGTGCTGCCGGTGCGCATCCGAACCCTGCGACAGGGGCAGGGGCCGGGTGTCATGGTCCAGCTTGAGGCGGGCGGTGAGCCGCTTCTGGCGCGTGTAACCAACCGGTCCGCCAAGGCGATGGGCCTTGGAGAGGGGTGGCAGGGCTACGCTGTTATCAAATCCGTCGCTGTGGCCTCGGGAAATGTCGGACGCTAGCCCCTAGTTTACCACTGGCTTTTCACTCCGCCGCTATTTTGATCACCGGCTCCATCCGCGCGAGAATGTCTTCGGCAAGGTGGCACTTGATCTGGTGGCCATCGGCCAGCGTGCGCATTGGCGGGACCTCTTTCTCGCAAAGCCCGCCGGGTACGTCGGACTTCCAGCGGCAACGGGTCTGGAACGGGCAGCCGGAGGGCGGGTTCATGGCAGAGGGGATGTCGCCTTCTAGCACGATGTGCTTCTTCTCGATGCTGGTGTCGGCGATCGGAACCGCGCTGAGGAGCGCCTCGGTATAAGGGTGATAAGGCGGGCTGAAGACCTGCTCTGTATCGCCC
It contains:
- the modB gene encoding molybdate ABC transporter permease subunit — encoded protein: MSEWLGPAEWQAVALSLRVALVATLLSLPFGVAVAWALARKRFPGHALLNGLVHLPLILPPVVTGYLLLISFGPQAVLGGWLEAAGLGVAFRWTGAALAAAIMAFPLMVRAIRLSLEAVDPGLEEAAATLGASRLRVFGTVTLPLIAPGVLTGAILAFAKAMGEFGATITFVSNIPGETRTVPSAIYAFLQVPGGEASAWRLVIVSVVIAMGALLASELLARRVAARVRGRDA
- the modC gene encoding molybdenum ABC transporter ATP-binding protein; the protein is MLEISVKHDFGAFALDAVFEAPAGVTCLFGHSGAGKTSVVKAVAGLLNADHSRVSVDGTRLDGLPTHRRGVGYVFQGPRLFPHMSVRANLSYARSGMDMGPVVDMLGIDHLLDRRPASLSGGEAQRVAIGRALLSQPRLLLLDEPLAALDEARKAEILPYLERVRDAAEVPILYVSHSVAEVARLATTIVALEQGKVVRVGPAADVLSDPDIAPVIGIREAGALLSARVVRHHEDGLSELAVAGGALWLPKVAAVERAEVRVRIEAQDVMLAADRPSGISALNVLPVRIRTLRQGQGPGVMVQLEAGGEPLLARVTNRSAKAMGLGEGWQGYAVIKSVAVASGNVGR